Part of the Candidatus Eisenbacteria bacterium genome is shown below.
CCCCGACCCCTCCACCTGGCGCATCCAGTTGTGAATCGCTTGGCGCGACACCCCAAAGACACGAGCGGCCTCCGACGGACCCATCCCCTGACGAATCGCCAACACGACTCGCCGCCTCAGAATGTCGGATCTGACATATCATCGGAACATGAGCCCGAAGGACAAACCCCTGGTCTGGCTC
Proteins encoded:
- a CDS encoding helix-turn-helix domain-containing protein translates to MLRRRVVLAIRQGMGPSEAARVFGVSRQAIHNWMRQVEGSG